In Jatrophihabitans endophyticus, one DNA window encodes the following:
- a CDS encoding MFS transporter — protein MTRSAAPTRSVAAPLRRARAATFGYFGLNGFLLGVWVVHIPTIERRAGISHATLGWLLLLLGLGAFAGMHIVGPLADRLGARRVVPVSAVLCSVALAGPGLATNGWTLGLALLVLGFGNGCLDVSMNTHAVQVEAGYARPVMSAFHAVFSVGGFAAALVGARTLAWELSPRVTLSIVAAIGAVLALLAVGALLPARPSASPADVTAAGADDADSSSAPAHAATRRRIRVLAAVAFMLMLSEGVANDWSTIAARDGLGVSPATAALAYGAFAGAMTVGRFVADRVAARAGAVAILRWGAAVAAVALAIVVLSPSIAVTIVGWALFGLGLSGTVPQLFSAAGHADPATAGANVSRVAGLGYLGMLAGPAVIGPLTHLVEIRHAFVLPLLLCAIAAAAAPAVDARRATAAGEPHPVAP, from the coding sequence GTGACCCGATCCGCGGCCCCGACCCGTTCCGTCGCCGCGCCGCTGCGGCGTGCCCGTGCGGCGACGTTCGGCTACTTCGGCCTCAACGGCTTCCTGCTCGGCGTGTGGGTCGTGCACATCCCGACCATCGAGCGCCGCGCCGGCATCTCCCACGCCACCCTCGGCTGGCTGCTGCTGCTGCTCGGACTCGGCGCGTTCGCCGGCATGCACATCGTCGGGCCGCTCGCCGACCGGCTCGGCGCGCGCCGGGTCGTGCCGGTCAGCGCCGTCCTGTGCAGCGTCGCACTCGCCGGTCCCGGCCTGGCCACGAACGGCTGGACGCTCGGCCTCGCGCTGCTCGTGCTCGGCTTCGGCAACGGGTGCCTGGACGTCAGCATGAACACGCACGCCGTCCAGGTCGAGGCCGGGTACGCGCGCCCGGTCATGTCGGCCTTCCACGCGGTCTTCTCCGTCGGCGGGTTCGCGGCGGCGCTGGTCGGCGCGCGCACGCTCGCGTGGGAGCTCTCGCCCCGCGTCACGCTGTCGATCGTCGCGGCCATCGGCGCCGTCCTCGCCCTGCTGGCCGTCGGCGCGCTGCTCCCGGCACGTCCGAGCGCATCGCCCGCCGACGTCACCGCAGCCGGAGCCGACGACGCCGACAGCTCGTCGGCCCCTGCGCACGCAGCGACACGGCGGCGCATCCGGGTGCTGGCCGCCGTCGCGTTCATGCTCATGCTGAGCGAGGGCGTCGCGAACGACTGGAGCACGATCGCCGCACGTGACGGCCTGGGTGTCTCACCCGCGACGGCCGCGTTGGCCTACGGCGCCTTCGCGGGCGCGATGACCGTCGGCCGGTTCGTCGCCGATCGGGTGGCGGCCCGTGCCGGAGCGGTGGCGATCCTGCGATGGGGTGCCGCGGTGGCCGCGGTGGCACTCGCGATCGTCGTCCTCTCCCCCTCGATCGCGGTCACCATCGTCGGCTGGGCGCTGTTCGGCCTGGGGCTGTCCGGCACGGTCCCGCAGCTGTTCAGCGCCGCGGGGCACGCCGACCCGGCCACCGCCGGGGCCAACGTCTCCCGCGTCGCCGGGCTCGGCTACCTCGGCATGCTGGCCGGGCCGGCTGTCATCGGACCCCTGACGCACCTCGTCGAGATCCGCCACGCGTTCGTGCTGCCGCTGCTGCTGTGCGCGATCGCCGCCGCCGCGGCGCCCGCGGTCGACGCC
- a CDS encoding DUF3107 domain-containing protein translates to MEVKIGVLHTAREVVVESAQSPDEVEQAVAEALKSTDGQLVLTEEKGRKVIVPAHLIAYIDIAQADTRRVGFVTG, encoded by the coding sequence GTGGAGGTCAAGATCGGCGTGCTGCACACGGCCCGCGAGGTCGTCGTGGAGAGCGCGCAGTCGCCCGACGAGGTCGAGCAGGCCGTCGCCGAGGCACTGAAGAGCACCGACGGCCAGCTCGTGCTGACCGAGGAGAAGGGGCGCAAGGTCATCGTGCCGGCGCACCTGATCGCCTACATCGACATCGCGCAGGCCGACACCCGTCGCGTCGGCTTCGTCACGGGGTGA
- a CDS encoding DeoR/GlpR family DNA-binding transcription regulator, translating into MSDAIRHRAIADAVLRAGEASVAQLAALTGTSEMTVRRDLDVLAAQGVLARYRGGARSLLLRGEEPPFGLRRHDGVEAKRRIAAEIAALIADGESVLLDSGTTCLEVARALVGRRVTVMPLSLHAVNALADAAEVTLLVPGGQPRRGELALTGPLAQAAIGSLRFDTAVLGCCGLTPGDGLTAYDLADAAVKRAAITASRRVVAATEAAKLDRVALAHVAPATALDTLVVDDDADPDVLAQFGAAGVAVRTV; encoded by the coding sequence GTGAGCGACGCAATCCGGCACCGCGCGATCGCCGACGCCGTGCTGCGCGCCGGTGAGGCGTCGGTGGCGCAGCTGGCCGCCCTGACGGGGACGTCGGAGATGACGGTCCGTCGCGACCTCGACGTGCTGGCCGCGCAGGGCGTCCTCGCGCGGTACCGCGGGGGTGCCCGCAGCCTGCTCCTGCGCGGCGAGGAACCGCCCTTCGGTCTGCGCCGGCACGACGGGGTCGAGGCCAAGCGACGCATCGCGGCCGAGATCGCAGCGCTGATCGCCGACGGCGAGTCCGTGCTGCTCGACAGCGGCACCACCTGCCTGGAGGTCGCGCGTGCGCTCGTGGGCCGGCGGGTGACGGTGATGCCGCTGTCCCTGCACGCGGTGAACGCGCTCGCCGACGCCGCCGAGGTCACGCTGCTCGTGCCGGGCGGTCAACCGCGTCGCGGCGAGCTCGCCCTCACCGGTCCGCTGGCGCAGGCCGCGATCGGGTCACTGCGCTTCGACACCGCCGTGCTCGGCTGCTGCGGCCTCACGCCGGGGGACGGCCTCACCGCGTACGACCTCGCCGACGCCGCCGTCAAGCGCGCGGCCATCACCGCGTCGCGGCGAGTGGTCGCCGCGACCGAGGCGGCGAAGCTCGACCGGGTCGCGCTTGCTCACGTCGCGCCCGCGACGGCCCTGGACACCCTCGTCGTCGACGACGACGCCGACCCCGACGTGCTGGCGCAGTTCGGTGCCGCCGGCGTCGCCGTCCGCACGGTGTGA